The Chloroflexota bacterium nucleotide sequence TGGACTATCTTGCCACTATCTACCTCACTCAGAGGAATAGACACTGTATTCCCCTCTACCTGGGCATCGAGCCATGTCGGCTGTACTGCCTCTCCTGTTGTTCCGGCCGGGCTACTGCCACGGCAACACGACCTGCTGCTGGTACTGCCGTCACGACAGCTTCCATAAGCGGTATACCCAACCACCGCCAGTGTTCCGGCTAATATCAATGCCAACGCCGCCAGTGCTATCAATGCTATTCTGGTCTTCATCTCACTTTTCCCTCCTTTTCGTATGGTCTTTCACATCTTTCCTGTTCCACTTCATTTACCATCTCTCCATCACGCAATGTCACGATTCTTTTGGCCCGTCTGGCTATGTCAGGGCTGTGGGTGACCATGATGATGGTATGCCCATCTTCATTCGCCTGCCGAAAGAGATTTATGATTTCCATCCCCGTTTTCTGGTCCACGTTGCCGGTAGGCTCGTCTGCCAGGATAAGCGAGCAACCGTTGACCAGAGCTCTGGCGATGGCCACCCTTTGCTGCTCTCCACCGCTCAATTGGCTGGGTTTGTGCTTCACCCTCTTCTCCAACCCCACCTTTTGCAGTATTTCCACAGCCCTTTTCTCATCAGCCTTCGCTGGTCCGCCGAAGGTCAGGGGCAAAAGCACATTCTCCAGGGCAGTGAGGGAGGGGATCAGATGATATTGCTGAAACACATAGGCTACCTTCCGTCTCCTGATATCAACCAAGTCGTTCTCGCTCAGGTTGTCGATGCGTCTCCCATCCAGGATCACCTCCCCGCTGGAGGCGTGTTCCAATCCACCGATTACGTTAAGGAGGGTGGACTTCCCACTTCCAGAGGGGCCGGTAATGGCTAAGAAACCACCATCTTCTACGTGCATACTGATATCATTCAGGGCTACTACTCTGGCGGAGCCCTCACCATAGGTTTTCGATACGTTATTGATCTCCAGCATTCTGTCACCCCTATAGTGATCTCAGTGAATCGGCTACCCTGATATGAGATGCCCGCAATGCAGGGTACACGCTGGCCACAATAGTCACTAAAATAGCAAGACCGAGAGCGGGCAGCAGGTACTGTGGGGCATAGCTGACAGCCAGGCCATCGAAGATGAGAGGGCCGAGCACGTATGACAGCAATGTACCTGCTATGTACCCTATTATGCCGCCCACCACCCCGACAGCGATAGCCTCGTAGATAAACATACTCACTATCTGTTTGCGTGAGGCCCCCACTGCTTTCATAATGCCAATGTCTTTGATGCGCTCGTGGACAGAGGCCATCATGGTATTCACTACCCCGAAGCCACCTACCACCAGGGTAATGCCGGCTAAGGCCAGCATGAAGCGATTGATCTTTCCCACCAGATTCATTTCAGTTTCCGCTATCTGCCTTACGGCCACGGCACGGACTCCTGGGATAGTCTTGTTGATAGAATCGGCAATGGACTCCACAGGGCAGGCAGAGCACAGGGCGCGAATGTCCATCGAGGAAATCAGCCCCTCCTTCCCAAAGGCCTGCTGAACTGTTTTCAGAGGGGCGAATATCTGATAGTCATCCTGCGAGCCTGTCTCTCCAAGGATGCCGACGATGGTTACATCTTGCCCGTTGATAGCGATGCTGTCTCCTGGATCGACGCCCAGTATGGAGCTTGCCCTGGTTCCCAGTATGGCTTCATTCTGCTGTTCCGGATACCTTCCTCCTGACATTTCCCACCAGCTCTTGATGAGCCTTTCCTGCTCCGGGTTGAAGCCTACTACCATGATAGATGTTCCCTTTACTATTGTGTTCATGTAGAGCTTGGGGGCAATGGTGGCGATATCTCCGTTGTCCTGGATATCAAGCGCATTTCGTATTGCTCCGTCGGCAATCTGTCTGATCTCAGGCAGCTTATCTTCAGCAATGTAGTTCTCCCCAACAGCCAGGCTGCCCAATCTCAAATCTCCCAGCTTCAGATCGACGTCGTTGATGGCTGGCATGACTGTCATGTTGGCGCCGTACTTATCTATCTCACTGTAAATCCTCTGCTCACCGGAGCGGGCCACCGTCAACACGGCCACCACTGCTGCCACGCCGACAGCCACGCCCAGAGCCGTATATAAAACCCGCCGCCTTCTGCGCAAGGTGTCCTTAGCCACTACCTGGAGTAATCTCATTTTTGCCTCTCTATAACCTCTGCCCCTTCTTACCTTCCGGCATGTGGTCTAAAGTGCAGACTACGTGTCGAGATCCTGTCCTTTTCACTTTTGACGTCTGGCTAAGCGGTCTTGGCCTTTGCCTTAGCCTTAGCCAATTGAAACAATACTATGCCTGTCCCGCCGAGGGCGATCCCGGTGACCACCATGAAAATGCCGCTGACAATGGTGACAGTGGTAAGGCCCAGGCTGGCAACACCAAGGTACAGAGAGTTCTCCAGGTTTAGTGCCTGCGTGTATCTAAGTTGATTGATGTTCGTGGGGTCATAGCTTGCTCCACCTGTTACCTCCTTATAGGTTCCATATTGTTCAAGTCGGTGCCCCCTTATGGTATCAGCAGCTTTCTGAGCTTCGGCGGCAGAATCGACTAGGTCCCCCTGAGCTGCTCCTTCGACACCCAACGTAACCTGCTCCTCGCGCATTGCGTTCTTGATAAAAGTGGCCTTAGACTGGCCTTCGACGATGAAGGCTGTGCCCATTGCTACCCCAGCCACCCCCAGAGCCAGAACTGCTATTGCGATATATCGTCCTATACGTGACATTTGCTTGCCTCCTTCTTCAACTATTCAGGGCCACATTTGAGTGCCTACGGTGCTGTCTTTTCTGTGCATCTGAGCAATGGCGCCTTTGCCCAGAACCGGCACTGGTATTGCTATATGATTGCTCTGACTCTGCCATTCTCACCTCCTTTAGGCACCTGTCGTTGCCAGATCTAGTAGATCATGGCATCACCTATATCCGTTCAGATGTCCCGAATGGCGCAGGTACTTGCAGTCTTGCATACTGCACTATATTTACTAAAATGATCAATATCATCAAGTTAGTAATGATTATATCAGGCATTGTGAAAGCTGTCAATACCTGATATATTCCGGGCGAATCCTGCCATAATCGAATGATTTCCTCCATGTGTGCAGTAGTCATTACAGGTTGATTCATTTCATTGGCGTATCGATCCCGATTTGTCTGTAAAGGACGGCTGTATTGCTTGTGTATCCTGTAGCCTGTGTGCGAGTTTGACGTTTGAGAAGGGGATGGCGTAAGATGGAT carries:
- a CDS encoding ABC transporter ATP-binding protein; the protein is MLEINNVSKTYGEGSARVVALNDISMHVEDGGFLAITGPSGSGKSTLLNVIGGLEHASSGEVILDGRRIDNLSENDLVDIRRRKVAYVFQQYHLIPSLTALENVLLPLTFGGPAKADEKRAVEILQKVGLEKRVKHKPSQLSGGEQQRVAIARALVNGCSLILADEPTGNVDQKTGMEIINLFRQANEDGHTIIMVTHSPDIARRAKRIVTLRDGEMVNEVEQERCERPYEKEGKVR
- a CDS encoding ABC transporter permease; protein product: MRLLQVVAKDTLRRRRRVLYTALGVAVGVAAVVAVLTVARSGEQRIYSEIDKYGANMTVMPAINDVDLKLGDLRLGSLAVGENYIAEDKLPEIRQIADGAIRNALDIQDNGDIATIAPKLYMNTIVKGTSIMVVGFNPEQERLIKSWWEMSGGRYPEQQNEAILGTRASSILGVDPGDSIAINGQDVTIVGILGETGSQDDYQIFAPLKTVQQAFGKEGLISSMDIRALCSACPVESIADSINKTIPGVRAVAVRQIAETEMNLVGKINRFMLALAGITLVVGGFGVVNTMMASVHERIKDIGIMKAVGASRKQIVSMFIYEAIAVGVVGGIIGYIAGTLLSYVLGPLIFDGLAVSYAPQYLLPALGLAILVTIVASVYPALRASHIRVADSLRSL